Proteins co-encoded in one Brassica rapa cultivar Chiifu-401-42 chromosome A02, CAAS_Brap_v3.01, whole genome shotgun sequence genomic window:
- the LOC103852543 gene encoding transcription factor bHLH49 isoform X1: MDVNEKEEFSGEKRNTGYDSADNHPSDWRISGSNPVSAPPFGSYSTENLITASCSPSQMMDSFGQTLWYDPTNVQAVGYGGFSGGHPSSSSSSCLRGNMDRSLEMGWSMPNLLPSKGNGLFLPNASSFLPPSMAQFPADSGFIERAARFSLFSDMVNQPLGNPESVGLFLQGQCPSSEVNVGVATTAVRDPNVRSSELVSKPNVSEDTRSSGQKGGETSSKDSKKRKRNRQNSEADQSHKTEEEAENNGDKKGSDEQSPNSPGNKTNSGKQQGKQTSDPKDGYIHVRARRGQATNSHSLAERVRREKISERMKFLQDLVPGCNKVTGKAVMLDEIINYVQSLQRQVEFLSMKLATVNPQMDFNLESLLAKDVRELQLRGGSSSATPFPQNMPMVYPPLPHGFMQQTLSSIGRNITSPLSPMNGGYKRQETNGWEGDLQNVIHINYGAGDVPSDPEAAATATVIAASLPSSNMKVEP, encoded by the exons ATGGATGTAAATGAGAAAGAAGAGTTTTCAGGAGAGAAGAGGAACACTGGTTACGATTCAGCTGATAATCATCCATCAGATTGGCGAATCTCTGGTTCTAATCCCGTTTCTGCGCCGCCCTTTGGCTCATACTCTACAGAGAATCTGATCACAGCGTCTTGTTCTCCATCTCAGATGATGGACTCGTTTGGGCAAACTCTTTGGTATGATCCCACTAATGTtcaagctgtgggttatggcgGTTTCAGTGGTGGTCACCCctcatcttcttcgtcttcttgcCTTAGGGGTAATATGGATAGATCTCTTGAAATGGGTTGGAGTATGCCTAATCTGTTGCCTTCTAAAGGCAATGGTCTTTTCTTGCCGAATGCGAGTAGCTTCCTTCCTCCTAGCATGGCTCAGTTCCCGGCTGATTCAGGGTTTATAGAGCGTGCAGCGAGGTTTTCGCTCTTTAGTGATATGGTGAACCAACCACTTGGGAATCCGGAGTCTGTTGGTTTGTTTCTTCAAGGGCAGTGTCCAAGTAGTGAAGTAAATGTTGGTGTAGCTACTACAGCAGTGAGAGACCCTAATGTTAGATCTAGTGAACTAGTTAGTAAACCAAATGTATCTGAAGATACTCGGTCTAGTGGCCAGAAAGGTGGGGAAACCTCTTCCAAAGACtcaaagaagaggaaaagaaaTAGACAG AATTCTGAAGCAGATCAATCACATAAAACTGAGGAAGAAGCAGAGAACAATGGTGATAAGAAGGGGAGTGATGAGCAAAGTCCAAACTCGCCTGGCAACAAAACTAACAGTGGGAAACAACAGGGCAAACAAACGTCTGATCCCAAAGATGGGTACATTCATGTGCGAGCGCGTAGAGGCCAAGCTACAAATAGCCATAGTCTTGCGGAAAGA GTGAGGAGAGAAAAAATCAGTGAAAGGATGAAGTTTCTTCAAGATCTTGTACCTGGTTGCAACAAG GTGACTGGAAAGGCAGTTATGCTTGACGAAATTATAAACTATGTGCAGTCTCTACAACGCCAAGTTGAG TTTTTATCGATGAAGCTTGCAACTGTGAACCCACAAATGGACTTTAACCTTGAAAGTCTTCTTGCAAAAGATGTAAGAGAGCTTCAGCTACGAGGTGGTTCTTCATCTGCAACACCGTTTCCGCAAAACATGCCGATGGTTTATCCTCCTCTACCACATGGATTCATGCAACAGACCCTTTCAAGCATTGGAAGGAACATTACCTCTCCGTTGTCTCCCATGAATGGTGGATACAAGCGACAG GAAACAAATGGATGGGAAGGTGATTTGCAAAATGTGATACACATTAACTATGGAGCTGGTGATGTCCCATCTGACCCTGAAGCAGCAGCAACAGCTACTG ttattgcagCATCTCTTCCATCTTCAAACATGAAGGTTGAGCCATGA
- the LOC103852543 gene encoding transcription factor bHLH49 isoform X2: protein MDVNEKEEFSGEKRNTGYDSADNHPSDWRISGSNPVSAPPFGSYSTENLITASCSPSQMMDSFGQTLWYDPTNVQAVGYGGFSGGHPSSSSSSCLRGNMDRSLEMGWSMPNLLPSKGNGLFLPNASSFLPPSMAQFPADSGFIERAARFSLFSDMVNQPLGNPESVGLFLQGQCPSSEVNVGVATTAVRDPNVRSSELVSKPNVSEDTRSSGQKGGETSSKDSKKRKRNRQNSEADQSHKTEEEAENNGDKKGSDEQSPNSPGNKTNSGKQQGKQTSDPKDGYIHVRARRGQATNSHSLAERVRREKISERMKFLQDLVPGCNKVTGKAVMLDEIINYVQSLQRQVEFLSMKLATVNPQMDFNLESLLAKDVRELQLRGGSSSATPFPQNMPMVYPPLPHGFMQQTLSSIGRNITSPLSPMNGGYKRQETNGWEGDLQNVIHINYGAGDVPSDPEAAATATASLPSSNMKVEP from the exons ATGGATGTAAATGAGAAAGAAGAGTTTTCAGGAGAGAAGAGGAACACTGGTTACGATTCAGCTGATAATCATCCATCAGATTGGCGAATCTCTGGTTCTAATCCCGTTTCTGCGCCGCCCTTTGGCTCATACTCTACAGAGAATCTGATCACAGCGTCTTGTTCTCCATCTCAGATGATGGACTCGTTTGGGCAAACTCTTTGGTATGATCCCACTAATGTtcaagctgtgggttatggcgGTTTCAGTGGTGGTCACCCctcatcttcttcgtcttcttgcCTTAGGGGTAATATGGATAGATCTCTTGAAATGGGTTGGAGTATGCCTAATCTGTTGCCTTCTAAAGGCAATGGTCTTTTCTTGCCGAATGCGAGTAGCTTCCTTCCTCCTAGCATGGCTCAGTTCCCGGCTGATTCAGGGTTTATAGAGCGTGCAGCGAGGTTTTCGCTCTTTAGTGATATGGTGAACCAACCACTTGGGAATCCGGAGTCTGTTGGTTTGTTTCTTCAAGGGCAGTGTCCAAGTAGTGAAGTAAATGTTGGTGTAGCTACTACAGCAGTGAGAGACCCTAATGTTAGATCTAGTGAACTAGTTAGTAAACCAAATGTATCTGAAGATACTCGGTCTAGTGGCCAGAAAGGTGGGGAAACCTCTTCCAAAGACtcaaagaagaggaaaagaaaTAGACAG AATTCTGAAGCAGATCAATCACATAAAACTGAGGAAGAAGCAGAGAACAATGGTGATAAGAAGGGGAGTGATGAGCAAAGTCCAAACTCGCCTGGCAACAAAACTAACAGTGGGAAACAACAGGGCAAACAAACGTCTGATCCCAAAGATGGGTACATTCATGTGCGAGCGCGTAGAGGCCAAGCTACAAATAGCCATAGTCTTGCGGAAAGA GTGAGGAGAGAAAAAATCAGTGAAAGGATGAAGTTTCTTCAAGATCTTGTACCTGGTTGCAACAAG GTGACTGGAAAGGCAGTTATGCTTGACGAAATTATAAACTATGTGCAGTCTCTACAACGCCAAGTTGAG TTTTTATCGATGAAGCTTGCAACTGTGAACCCACAAATGGACTTTAACCTTGAAAGTCTTCTTGCAAAAGATGTAAGAGAGCTTCAGCTACGAGGTGGTTCTTCATCTGCAACACCGTTTCCGCAAAACATGCCGATGGTTTATCCTCCTCTACCACATGGATTCATGCAACAGACCCTTTCAAGCATTGGAAGGAACATTACCTCTCCGTTGTCTCCCATGAATGGTGGATACAAGCGACAG GAAACAAATGGATGGGAAGGTGATTTGCAAAATGTGATACACATTAACTATGGAGCTGGTGATGTCCCATCTGACCCTGAAGCAGCAGCAACAGCTACTG CATCTCTTCCATCTTCAAACATGAAGGTTGAGCCATGA
- the LOC108870936 gene encoding splicing factor YJU2, which translates to MGDRNVSLMLPMSVQCNTCGNNIYKGTRFNSRIEDVIGETYLGIQIIRFYFRCTHCSAELTMKTDPGNSDYIAESGATRCERWP; encoded by the exons ATGGGAGACCGAAACGTTAGCCTGATGCTTCCCATGAGTGTCCAATGCAATACCTGCGGAAACAATATCTACAAGGGAACCAGATTCAATTCGCGTATAGAAGACGTCATCGGCGAG ACATATCTTGGGATTCAAATCATCAGATTCTACTTCAGGTGCACCCATTGTTCTGCAGAGCTGACCATGAAGACTGATCCAGGAAACTCAGATTATATTGCAGAATCTGGGGCAACTCGTTGTGAACGCTGGCCTTAG
- the LOC103852544 gene encoding pentatricopeptide repeat-containing protein At1g68980, mitochondrial: MLRKTLTLLPPRRRPFSSSSSSSSSPKPLTQLQRSSFQSSLRNSLTSHDSDQAWKLFRSFAAASSLPDKPLLNSLITHLSSSLHAGGDTLLRHRLKRAFVSAAYVIEKDPTFLEFDTLLTLLQSMKLAKAASPALALVECMFKNRFFVPFDLWGGLVIDICRENGSLTSFLKVFKESCRVAIDEKLGYMKPGLEACNAALEACCLQMESLTDAESVIELMAVMGVKPDESTFGFLAYLYARKGLKEKIKELESLMDGGSKRVLYSNLISGYVKIADLDSVSDVVLQSLKRDCSFGEETYCEIVKGFIESKRVKNLAKLIIEAHKLESLSTESEKSVGFGIVNACIDLGFSGKSILDEMDAQGGSGGIGVYVPILKAYCKENRTAEATRLVKEISSSGVQLDVETYKALIEASMTKQDFVSALTLFRDMRETRVVDLKGSYLTIMTGLLENQRPELMAAFVEEVLDDPRVEVKSHDWNSIIHAFCKSKRLEDAKRTFRRMVFLQYEPNHQTYLSLINGYVSCERYFEVVVLWKEGKAKLDHALADAFLNALVKGGFFGTAMQVVEKCKEMKIFVDKWRYKAAFMEALKKLRLPKLRKRKMKKVEFLDAFRNWVGITT; the protein is encoded by the coding sequence ATGTTGAGAAAAACTCTAACTTTACTCCCACCACGAAGAAGacccttctcttcttcttcttcttcttcttcttcgcctaAACCCCTAACCCAACTCCAAAGATCCTCCTTTCAATCCTCTCTCCGCAATTCCCTAACCTCCCACGACTCCGATCAAGCATGGAAGCTCTTCCGCTCCTTCGCCGCCGCTTCTTCCCTCCCGGACAAGCCTCTCCTCAACTCCCTCATCACCCACTTATCCTCCTCCCTCCACGCCGGCGGCGACACGCTTCTCAGGCACAGGCTCAAGCGCGCCTTCGTCTCCGCCGCTTACGTCATCGAGAAAGATCCCACCTTTCTCGAGTTCGACACTCTCCTCACGCTTCTCCAGTCCATGAAACTCGCCAAAGCTGCATCCCCCGCGTTGGCTTTGGTGGAGTGTATGTTCAAAAACAGGTTCTTTGTTCCGTTTGATCTCTGGGGAGGTTTGGTTATCGATATCTGCCGCGAAAATGGAAGTTTGACTTCGTTTCTTAAAGTGTTTAAGGAGAGCTGTAGAGTTGCGATCGATGAGAAGCTTGGTTACATGAAACCTGGTTTGGAAGCGTGTAACGCGGCTCTTGAAGCGTGTTGTTTGCAGATGGAGTCTCTAACCGATGCTGAGAGTGTGATTGAGTTGATGGCTGTGATGGGTGTGAAGCCTGACGAGTCCACCTTTGGGTTTCTTGCTTACTTGTATGCAAGAAAAGGGCTTAAGGAGAAGATAAAGGAGCTTGAGAGTTTGATGGATGGTGGTAGTAAGAGAGTTCTTTACTCAAATTTGATCAGTGGATATGTGAAAATTGCTGATTTAGATAGTGTTTCTGATGTTGTACTACAAAGTCTTAAACGAGATTGTAGTTTCGGTGAGGAAACGTATTGTGAAATTGTGAAAGGGTTTATAGAGAGTAAAAGGGTAAAGAATTTAGCAAAACTGATAATTGAAGCTCACAAGTTGGAGTCTCTGTCTACTGAATCTGAAAAGTCAGTTGGTTTTGGTATTGTAAACGCTTGTATTGATCTTGGGTTCTCTGGTAAAAGTATACTCGATGAGATGGATGCTCAGGGAGGATCTGGCGGGATTGGTGTGTATGTACCAATCTTAAAAGCCTATTGCAAAGAGAACAGAACAGCTGAAGCTACTCGGCTGGTTAAAGAGATCAGCAGCTCTGGAGTTCAGCTAGATGTTGAGACTTATAAAGCTTTGATCGAAGCTTCCATGACCAAACAGGATTTTGTATCTGCGCTGACATTGTTTAGGGACATGAGAGAGACAAGAGTGGTGGATTTGAAAGGGAGCTACTTAACAATCATGACAGGTCTCCTTGAGAATCAGAGACCAGAGTTAATGGCAGCGTTCGTGGAGGAAGTTTTGGATGATCCTCGAGTAGAAGTGAAGTCACATGATTGGAACTCGATTATTCACGCCTTCTGTAAATCCAAACGCCTAGAAGACGCAAAGAGGACTTTCAGAAGGATGGTGTTCCTTCAGTATGAGCCGAACCACCAGACTTACTTGTCGTTGATCAATGGATATGTGAGCTGCGAGAGGTACTTTGAGGTTGTGGTGTTGTGGAAAGAGGGGAAAGCAAAACTGGACCATGCTCTTGCGGATGCGTTCTTGAATGCGTTGGTCAAGGGAGGGTTCTTTGGCACGGCGATGCAAGTGGTGGAGAAGTGTAAGGAGATGAAGATATTCGTGGATAAGTGGAGGTACAAGGCTGCGTTCATGGAGGCTCTGAAGAAGCTTAGATTGCCAAAGttgaggaagaggaagatgaagaaggttGAGTTTCTTGATGCCTTTAGGAACTGGGTTGGTATTACCACATGA
- the LOC103852546 gene encoding transcription factor BIM2 isoform X1, translated as MRTGKGNQEEEDYGGEDDLGLKREGSSSASRADAKDNDKASAVRSKHSVTEQRRRSKINERFQVLRELIPNSEQKRDTASFLLEVIGYVQYLQEKVQKYEGSYPGWSQEPTKLTPWRNNHWRVQSLASHPVALNNGSAPVLPFPGKFEEITVASAHATVAELQSPVECDKGRSIASKSVDRQAELDVKGLPPLQPIHPLAHSEQVNNTECPATSDGQGLSDGLVIESGTISISTVYSHELLSSLTQALQKAGIDLSHAKLSVQIDLGKRANPSNKNLLTSDTEGATRSRNLSVEGDSEHSHKRMRTL; from the exons ATGAGAACCGGAAAGGGGAATCAAGAGGAGGAAGATTACGGAGGAGAAGACGACTTGGGCTTGAAACGGGAAGGTTCTTCTTCCGCGAGCAGAG CAGATGCAAAGGACAATGATAAGGCTAGTGCGGTACGTTCTAAGCATTCGGTGACAGAGCAGAGGAGAAGAAGCAAGATCAATGAAAG ATTTCAAGTATTGAGAGAGCTGATTCCCAACAGTGAACAGAAAAGAGATACAGCTTCATTCCTTTTAGAG GTGATAGGTTATGTCCAGTATTTACAAGAGAAGGTGCAAAAGTATGAAGGATCATATCCTGGATGGAGTCAGGAACCAACAAAGTTGACACCTTGG AGGAATAATCACTGGCGAGTTCAGAGTTTAGCGAGCCATCCAGTAGCTTTAAATAATGGATCTGCTCCAGTGTTACCGTTTCCTGGGAAGTTTGAAGAAATCACAGTGGCCTCTGCACATGCAACTGTTGCAGAACTGCAAAGCCCTGTTGAATGTGACAAAGGAAGATCTATAGCCTCCAAATCAGTAGACAGACAAGCTGAGTTAGATGTCAAGGGATTACCGCCATTACAACCAATCCATCCATTGGCACACAGTGAACAAGTTAATAATACTGAATGTCCTGCAACAAGTGATGGGCAAGGCCTAAGTGACGGCCTGGTTATTGAAAGTGGAACCATTAGTATCTCTACTGTCTACTCCCATGA GTTATTGAGCTCATTAACACAAGCACTCCAGAAAGCAGGCATCGATCTGTCACATGCTAAACTTTCTGTGCAGATTGATCTTGGAAAGCGAGCCAATCCATCCAATAAG AATCTGTTAACTTCTGATACTGAAGGCGCTACAAGATCAAGGAATCTAAGCGTTGAGGGAGACTCTGAACATTCTCATAAGCGGATGAGAACACTGTGA
- the LOC103852546 gene encoding transcription factor BIM2 isoform X2: MRTGKGNQEEEDYGGEDDLGLKREGSSSASRDAKDNDKASAVRSKHSVTEQRRRSKINERFQVLRELIPNSEQKRDTASFLLEVIGYVQYLQEKVQKYEGSYPGWSQEPTKLTPWRNNHWRVQSLASHPVALNNGSAPVLPFPGKFEEITVASAHATVAELQSPVECDKGRSIASKSVDRQAELDVKGLPPLQPIHPLAHSEQVNNTECPATSDGQGLSDGLVIESGTISISTVYSHELLSSLTQALQKAGIDLSHAKLSVQIDLGKRANPSNKNLLTSDTEGATRSRNLSVEGDSEHSHKRMRTL; this comes from the exons ATGAGAACCGGAAAGGGGAATCAAGAGGAGGAAGATTACGGAGGAGAAGACGACTTGGGCTTGAAACGGGAAGGTTCTTCTTCCGCGAGCAGAG ATGCAAAGGACAATGATAAGGCTAGTGCGGTACGTTCTAAGCATTCGGTGACAGAGCAGAGGAGAAGAAGCAAGATCAATGAAAG ATTTCAAGTATTGAGAGAGCTGATTCCCAACAGTGAACAGAAAAGAGATACAGCTTCATTCCTTTTAGAG GTGATAGGTTATGTCCAGTATTTACAAGAGAAGGTGCAAAAGTATGAAGGATCATATCCTGGATGGAGTCAGGAACCAACAAAGTTGACACCTTGG AGGAATAATCACTGGCGAGTTCAGAGTTTAGCGAGCCATCCAGTAGCTTTAAATAATGGATCTGCTCCAGTGTTACCGTTTCCTGGGAAGTTTGAAGAAATCACAGTGGCCTCTGCACATGCAACTGTTGCAGAACTGCAAAGCCCTGTTGAATGTGACAAAGGAAGATCTATAGCCTCCAAATCAGTAGACAGACAAGCTGAGTTAGATGTCAAGGGATTACCGCCATTACAACCAATCCATCCATTGGCACACAGTGAACAAGTTAATAATACTGAATGTCCTGCAACAAGTGATGGGCAAGGCCTAAGTGACGGCCTGGTTATTGAAAGTGGAACCATTAGTATCTCTACTGTCTACTCCCATGA GTTATTGAGCTCATTAACACAAGCACTCCAGAAAGCAGGCATCGATCTGTCACATGCTAAACTTTCTGTGCAGATTGATCTTGGAAAGCGAGCCAATCCATCCAATAAG AATCTGTTAACTTCTGATACTGAAGGCGCTACAAGATCAAGGAATCTAAGCGTTGAGGGAGACTCTGAACATTCTCATAAGCGGATGAGAACACTGTGA
- the LOC103852545 gene encoding uncharacterized protein LOC103852545, producing MTSNSKGRVFSQTKSNKPFISFLKAKVSGRSRGFLALFSGTFSLISSLTLKQQIGEKKKNNLQRERAMEDLWKRAKSFAEEAAKKSQTITLQSSSTSFVNLVSETAKKSKEFAIEASKKADQLNVSEFVAETAKKSKEFAAEVSTKADQLKVVAMKQADQIQNMKSIADIIPPQLASFGSGSGSGSVISESELLSFGITDDLREFVKGLTSDTFKAFPEQDESSEVSELGTTESNVRKDLSEWQERHATLVLGSVKQISKLRYELCPRVMKERRFWRIYFTLVSTHVAPYERKYMEELRNKAESKVEEAKKTPAVGGTETAENNVTKSRASTASSEQDLDTFLLGDLEDSDEAPDDGDGDGDGSLDDDDFDKIGNSDVEEEKKKETNAAN from the exons ATGACATCTAATTCCAAAGGAAGAGTATTCAGTCAAACAAAGTCAAATAAACCCTTTATAAGTTTTCTCAAAGCGAAAGTCTCTGGACGATCCAGAGGGTTTCTCGCCCTGTTTAGCGGAACGTTCTCTTTAATATCGTCACTGACGCTAAAACAACAGATCggggagaaaaaaaaaaacaatctgcAGCGTGAGAGAGCAATGGAGGATCTATGGAAGAGGGCGAAATCATTCGCGGAGGAAGCAGCGAAGAAGTCTCAAACCATAACCTTACAATCATCTTCCACCTCCTTCGTCAACCTGGTCTCCGAAACCGCCAAGAAATCGAAAGAGTTCGCAATCGAAGCCTCGAAGAAAGCCGATCAGCTCAACGTCTCCGAGTTCGTGGCCGAGACGGCGAAGAAGTCCAAGGAGTTTGCAGCTGAGGTGTCAACGAAGGCGGATCAGCTCAAGGTCGTCGCGATGAAGCAGGCGGATCAGATCCAGAATATGAAGTCCATTGCCGACATTATTCCTCCTCAGCTTGCTTCGTTCGGGTCCGGATCGGGATCTGGATCTGTGATCTCGGAGTCGGAGCTGTTGAGTTTTGGGATCACCGATGATCTGAGAGAGTTTGTTAAGGGATTGACTTCTGATACGTTCAAGGCTTTCCCTGAACAAG ATGAATCGTCGGAAGTTTCTGAATTGGGAACAACGGAGTCAAATGTAAGGAAGGATCTCTCGGAGTGGCAGGAGAGACATGCCACTCTTGTTCTTGGCTCTGTTAAG CAAATTTCCAAGTTGAGATATGAGTTATGCCCAAGAGTCATGAAGGAAAGGAGATTCTGGAGGATTTACTTTACTTTAGTTAGCACTCACGTTGCACC ATATGAGAGGAAGTACATGGAGGAGCTTAGGAACAAAGCAGAGAGTAAAGTTGAAGAAGCTAAGAAGACTCCAGCAGTTGGAGGGACAGAAACAGCTGAAAACAATGTGACAAAGAGTAGAGCATCTACTGCATCGTCTGAGCAGGATCTGGATACATTCCTCTTGGGAGATCTAGAAGACAGTGACGAAGCTCCTG atgatggtgatggtgatggtgatggaAGCCTAGATGATGATGACTTTGACAAGATTGGCAACTCC GATgttgaagaagagaaaaagaaagagacaaatgcagcaaactag